In the genome of Nitrospirota bacterium, one region contains:
- a CDS encoding efflux RND transporter periplasmic adaptor subunit, giving the protein MSPATHFIGRTIRAAAILFLWVAITASVGCKQEAASTPAQSLPEVEVLTVTAQEVADEPELIGQAESSRPVEIRSQVTGIIKERYFTEGRDVKRGDRLYQIDPVPFQAAVASAKGKVAQAAARVVQARQNLARVKPLLEEQAVSQKDVDDAVAEDLSSKAALESAKAELTKAEFDMNNTLITAPIDGLIERTKVYEGRLVAAQTDLLTVIHQMDPMYVIVSAPENFLLKRRRERASKKVQGAEVYDLRGVITFTDGSIYPHEGDLDLLDVGLRTTTGTMDVRVVFPNPERALLPGQFVKVRFLGAVRTGAILVPQRAVQQGAKGSVIYVVGEGDKVEVRDILAAAWHGNQWLVEEGLKAGERIVVEGMYRIVPGAPVKPVPYHGPVASSGSQAPQAKADAKPAAKPETGPKPEAGQ; this is encoded by the coding sequence TTTCTCTGGGTGGCGATCACCGCGTCGGTCGGGTGCAAGCAGGAAGCGGCCTCCACGCCGGCGCAGTCTCTGCCGGAAGTCGAGGTGCTGACGGTGACGGCCCAGGAAGTGGCGGACGAGCCGGAACTGATCGGACAGGCCGAGTCCTCCCGTCCGGTCGAGATCCGGTCGCAAGTGACGGGGATCATCAAAGAGCGCTATTTCACCGAAGGCCGGGACGTCAAGCGAGGCGACCGGCTGTATCAAATCGATCCCGTGCCGTTCCAGGCTGCCGTGGCCAGCGCCAAAGGCAAGGTCGCCCAGGCGGCGGCGCGCGTCGTGCAGGCACGACAGAACCTGGCCCGCGTCAAGCCCCTGTTGGAGGAGCAGGCCGTGAGCCAGAAGGACGTGGACGATGCGGTGGCGGAAGACCTCTCGTCGAAGGCGGCGCTGGAATCCGCCAAGGCAGAGTTGACCAAGGCGGAGTTCGACATGAACAACACGCTCATCACCGCCCCCATCGACGGCCTGATCGAACGGACCAAGGTCTACGAAGGGCGGCTGGTCGCCGCGCAGACCGATCTGCTCACGGTCATCCACCAGATGGACCCGATGTACGTCATCGTCAGCGCTCCGGAGAATTTCTTGCTCAAGCGGCGTCGGGAGCGGGCGTCGAAAAAGGTGCAGGGCGCGGAGGTCTACGATCTGCGGGGCGTGATCACCTTTACGGACGGCAGTATCTACCCGCATGAGGGGGATTTGGACTTGCTCGATGTGGGGCTGCGCACCACGACCGGCACGATGGACGTGCGGGTCGTGTTCCCCAACCCGGAGCGGGCGCTGCTACCGGGACAGTTCGTGAAAGTCCGCTTCCTGGGCGCCGTGCGGACCGGGGCCATCCTGGTGCCGCAACGGGCGGTGCAGCAAGGGGCAAAGGGGTCGGTCATCTATGTCGTGGGCGAGGGCGACAAGGTGGAGGTCCGCGATATCCTGGCGGCTGCCTGGCACGGCAACCAATGGCTTGTGGAAGAAGGGTTGAAGGCCGGAGAGCGGATTGTGGTGGAAGGCATGTATCGCATCGTCCCCGGCGCGCCGGTCAAGCCGGTTCCCTATCACGGTCCGGTTGCTTCCTCCGGCAGCCAGGCT